The Magnolia sinica isolate HGM2019 chromosome 3, MsV1, whole genome shotgun sequence genome includes the window GCAATTTAAGCCTAATCACTCATGAAAATCAGGGTCAAACTCGAAATTAGAGTGTAATCAAAGGTTACTTTAGTCATTTGTCATCCACCTTACTTTCTTTCATGTGTTTCTCCCTCATATAATCCATCCACATGCTACATGAGTTTGGTATTTCCCTTCACCACATGTAGTTAAAATCTCAAAACTCTCTTCCCTTCCCTGTTGGGGCCTTCTCACCTTCGTCGCGCAACTGGTTCATGGATATTGATCTCTTGTGGGCTCTTGGGGGTGGTTTTCAGGTCTCGATCTCGAACTCTGAATGGCCTCCGACAACGAAAGCTTCACAAAAACACAATCATTCCGCTTCggtctcctcctcctcctcctcctcctcctggtTCATCCAACAGATCAATTGAATATCTCCATGCCATCGATCTCTGTGAGGAAGCTTCTCTCACCTACATCTCAATCTGCAAAATTACACCCACAGGCGACCCCCTCACGTCAGTTTGAATCGAGTGCACATGAAGTGCCGAGCGGTCCAAACCCCATCTGCAATAGGTAGTATCATCAAAACTATAACCACGAATGGCGTCCATACGTTCATGGACCATCTTCATCAGTGTTACCATTAATACCATCATCACCTCCTTCTTCTACAAGATGTATAGGGAGAGATACTGTGCTTGCTATTGCTATTGATCATGTTATATGTAGATACCATCACATAGTCGTTATAGCTGTTCtatggtgggttttttttttttttttacaatgtttgTGTCTTGTTATAGTTGTTATTGTTGAGTgccaaaatcttaaaaaaaataaaaaatgaggtagaaaatTTCTCATTTTGTAAGGTTGATCTTTTATATAGATTTCTTCATGGACTtgataatggggcccacatggagaGATGGTCCAAGAATCTGAAGCGTCAATACTACAGGTGCTGTGTCCAAGAACTTGTGATCCAGTGATCATAGTGAAGATAAAGTTATGAACAATTATTTGTGGGGTTGATTGATAAAAAGAtcagaaattttcttttcaattatcAAAATTCAACCCAAACTATCAGTGGATTAGAATCTTCTATTCTGCGTACCGTTTTAAATATGGCTTGTTGTTGTAGCATCATCTAGAACTTGGGTGGTTCGGATCATTGGGCTACTTAGGATGGTTAATGATGATGACCTTGATGTAATATTGGATTTCATTGAAGTAATTTGGGGAGGGAATTCATTGAACtttacatttctctctctctctcttcttcttcctcttcttctttttttatttttttacgaaACTGATGCAAGCGAAGCATTGCCATATCAATGATATGGTGTTTAGATTTGGGCACCTCACTGGGAATTATTCAATGGGTCATGGACAATTTCTTGGTAGTGGCTTTTCATTTGAGACAATAGTAGAGTAAGAcgattgatacacaggcacttaaaattTCTACTAGTGGTAAAAGTTAAATTAAAATGATTAAATCTTGGAGCCAATGGTCACTAAATCAcaattccaaaatcagattgatttccACATGATAACACTTAAGTATTCAAGCATATCATTTACCATTTAATGGGTTTCCTTCTCTATTTCAAAGTTGTCGTCTCCTATTCTAAGGTCCCTTTTTTCCTGTTATAAGGAGAGGAAATTTCTCATATCAAATAGATTCCTTTTTTGGTATAAAAAATTATTGGATTCCCTTGTCACAGTAAACTTTGTTACGGAAACATGATTAATAGGCTCTTCTAATGGTTAGAAGCATATTATTACAATCCCAATAGTATAAAAAGTCCAGCTTAACGTATTTCATCGGTTTTAGGGTTTTTAGCATATTGGCTTAAAGCCAATATTATGTCATGTGTTTGAGCCATGGTAGTGACAACTTATGAAAAGGGTGGAAAGAGCAACTTATACCATAATGAAAGCCACCACGGTGTGGATAAATTTACCTAAGCAACCAAAGTGCAATTGCCAAGTGAAAGTGGCTACCTAGATAATCGGAGTGCAGCAACCATGCCTTGAAAAGGGCTACTTCGAATAGAGGTAGATTGAGTGCCACCACAAAATTAGCTGTGGTAGACATCAACAGTAGAGGGTGGTGGAATGTTATAATTCCAATGGTTTAAAGAGCCTAGCTTAATGTGTTCCATCAATCTTAAGACTTTTGGCCTATTAATTATATTCTTAATACATATTGCCTATTTATTGAGCTCTTGGTCCCTTTCTTCAGCTCAGCACATTCTCATGCAACATATTTATCTCTATTCATATATCACATTAAGTTGAGGAGAAAGAAGACCAATCCTAATTGATCCCAGCTGTTAATATAATTAAAGATAGTGCATGATAAAGATCCAAAATATGGAAATTAATCATTCTAGCAATGGTTCATTGCCATTAAACTTCGTCTAGTTGGATGATGATGAAAGGTACATCCTCTTGTAcatacatttattttattttatttgaatacATATAGTCAAAATTCTATCtatataaattatttcaaaaaacaGTATAATTACTTATATAGAAAACCTATGCTCTATTTACTAACACTTGTCTATTAAAATAAgattattgattttttttaaaattttcatcatccAATAAATATCTTCTAATCTAATAGTCAAATAGATGAATTAAGCATATTTTTTGCCTCATCATACATCTATACTTAAAAAGTCTGTTTGAATTAGTTGTATCCCTCTAtgcaatttataagtaatttctaagtgcctgcttatcaacATTACAATCGGGCAGAGTGTTAGTCTCTTActctacccttttttttcttgctttggtCTATTTGGCCACGTCATGTTCGGTGGTGCTATGATTCTCTAATAATGGCGTATCGAATGATATGACGTCGATGTAGGAAACAGGGCTCATGATATGTTGATGATGGGATAAGAAATCTTAGTTACTCTGGCAGTGTTTGATGGATTACGTGCATGCGCTTCAAAATTGCATCTGTGGCATACATTTAATtccaattaaactgtccaaaatttttgtaacagtttagatgtatcatgaaccaaaaattatgaTTATTTGtttatctgaccattagattagtgaaaatttattggatggttaaaaatgaaaacatcCACTGATCTTAttacaacaaacaagtgtccactaataagaGGTAAGCATTATTCAAACAAGCTGGTTTTTGGATTATAACTTAGTGACAATGGGTTTTACAATTTAGTGTGTTGGACTTTACTTAGAAGATGCCATGTGTACCATTTActaggtgcctgtgtatcaagttgTCAtaggcagccagagtatcaaagaactcCATTGATGAAAATATATTAGTTAAAGGAAAATGAAATCTAATGATTGTGTTGGGAGCTGCCAATTCCTCAAGAGGACTATGCAGAGTGTACTCGGTTTCAGTGAGGCCTATGATCCAGTGATCCGAACCATTGGTCTGTTCGACCACAGAATGGATTGCAAGATATCAAAAAAACCCTCTTCTATGGGATAATCCTCACCTTTCAATTCGATGCGTGTAAATAGATAGTTAAGAAGGGAAATACATGGAtgctccacattcaactgaaagaaTCCCCAAGATTGATGGATAGGATCTCCTGATCTGGGATGTTATGCGCATGATCATCCAAAATGGACCCAAAGAGATCAATGGCCTAGATCGCCGGAAACGGGCCTACCTGTCCGAAACGAACAGGCCAACTCCTTGGGCTGAGGATTTACAGTTGTTCATTTCGTTACAGGGTCCAGGACGGACCGGATCCTTAGTAACGTTTGTAGAGAATGCTTCTTCTACCACtcttcttgtggggcccactgtaatttttgtacggaatccaatccgtccagaaTGGTTGATGGACCA containing:
- the LOC131240465 gene encoding CLAVATA3/ESR (CLE)-related protein 41-like, yielding MASDNESFTKTQSFRFGLLLLLLLLLVHPTDQLNISMPSISVRKLLSPTSQSAKLHPQATPSRQFESSAHEVPSGPNPICNRFLHGLDNGAHMERWSKNLKRQYYRCCVQELVIQ